A single Sporomusaceae bacterium DNA region contains:
- a CDS encoding ATP-binding protein has protein sequence MLSEIKNLNNLVIFRGLLEDPIIKQLLVHADRAGEGGALPPGTVADLIAFAEQYGLAGNVLGDHLIYLLVVDENSFSITAEKQRGQVGESLLAACAHDLAILRRLHDRTAALAGGLLADYRPTVASDLLAFNALKHSWASSGAAAPAESAAMLARHYAVYGCGQMANHVAFRWDRKGGLVGITHYDKTTFDDIIGYERQKNTLKENTEAFLAGRPANNVLLIGPRGTGKSSTVKALVNAYAIKGLRLVEVNKGDLLHLQTVSDLLGARGKKCILFLDDLSFEDSDGDFKHLKTVIDGSLQTRPANVLIYATSNRRHLVKETWQDRQGGDDEIHRFDSLNEKIALADRFGITITFPSPDQQEYLNIVHKLAQKHKVALSEEQLNKEALQWEFSHSGRSGRVARQFIQHLLGKIV, from the coding sequence ATGCTCTCAGAAATCAAAAACCTCAATAACCTTGTCATCTTTCGCGGTCTGCTCGAAGACCCGATAATCAAACAGCTTCTCGTCCACGCCGACAGGGCGGGGGAGGGGGGAGCCCTGCCGCCCGGCACCGTCGCCGACCTCATCGCCTTCGCCGAACAATACGGCCTTGCCGGCAACGTCCTCGGCGACCACCTCATCTACCTCCTCGTCGTCGACGAAAACAGCTTCAGCATCACTGCCGAAAAACAGCGCGGCCAAGTCGGCGAAAGCCTCCTCGCCGCCTGCGCCCACGACCTCGCCATCTTAAGGCGCCTCCACGACCGCACCGCCGCCCTCGCCGGCGGCCTCCTCGCCGACTACCGGCCCACCGTCGCCAGCGACCTTCTCGCCTTCAACGCCCTCAAACACAGCTGGGCGTCTTCCGGAGCCGCCGCCCCCGCCGAAAGCGCCGCCATGCTCGCCCGCCACTACGCCGTCTACGGCTGCGGCCAGATGGCCAACCACGTCGCCTTCCGCTGGGACCGCAAAGGTGGCCTCGTCGGCATAACCCACTACGACAAAACCACCTTCGACGACATCATCGGCTACGAACGCCAGAAAAACACCCTCAAAGAAAACACCGAAGCCTTCCTCGCCGGCCGCCCCGCCAACAACGTCCTCCTCATCGGCCCGCGCGGCACCGGCAAATCCTCCACCGTCAAAGCCCTCGTCAACGCCTACGCCATCAAAGGCCTGAGACTCGTCGAAGTCAACAAGGGCGACCTCCTCCACCTCCAGACCGTCAGCGACCTCCTCGGCGCCCGCGGCAAAAAATGCATCCTCTTCCTCGACGACCTCTCCTTCGAAGACTCCGACGGCGACTTCAAGCACCTCAAAACCGTCATCGACGGCAGCCTCCAGACCAGGCCGGCCAACGTCCTCATCTACGCCACCTCCAACCGCCGCCACCTTGTCAAGGAAACCTGGCAGGACCGCCAGGGCGGCGACGACGAAATCCACCGCTTCGACTCCCTCAACGAAAAAATCGCCCTCGCCGACCGCTTCGGCATCACCATCACCTTCCCGTCCCCCGACCAGCAGGAATACCTCAACATCGTCCACAAACTCGCCCAGAAGCACAAAGTCGCCCTCAGCGAAGAACAGCTCAACAAAGAAGCCCTGCAGTGGGAGTTCAGTCACTCGGGGAGGTCCGGCCGCGTAGCCCGCCAATTCATCCAACATCTTTTGGGCAAGATAGTTTAG
- the lipA gene encoding lipoyl synthase produces MTTVQPARPPWLVQRVAPGSFEKVSGLLGGLGLHTVCQSAHCPNIGECFGHGTATFLILGGVCTRRCRFCAVPKGETAPPDPGEPARVAQAAAALGLRHAVVTSVTRDDLPDGGAAHFAAVIAAIRAACGASVEVLTPDFAGREDSLAAVLAASPEVFNHNLETVPRLYPSVRPGADYRRSLGLLAAAARRPVLVKSGLMLGLGEQESEIRAVLADLAAAGVRAVTLGQYLRPSAGHLPVSEYIHPDQFRRYEETAYALGFSHVAAGPLVRSSYHAAAFVDGPQKKNVTLDTNTSSVIK; encoded by the coding sequence GTGACCACCGTCCAGCCCGCGCGGCCGCCCTGGCTCGTCCAGCGCGTCGCCCCCGGCTCCTTCGAAAAAGTCAGCGGCCTCCTCGGCGGCCTCGGCCTCCACACCGTCTGCCAGAGCGCCCACTGTCCCAATATCGGCGAATGCTTCGGCCACGGCACCGCCACCTTCCTCATTTTAGGCGGCGTCTGCACCCGTCGCTGCCGCTTCTGCGCCGTCCCCAAAGGCGAGACAGCGCCCCCCGACCCCGGCGAACCCGCCCGGGTCGCCCAGGCCGCCGCCGCCTTAGGCCTCCGTCACGCCGTCGTCACCTCCGTAACCCGCGACGACCTCCCCGACGGCGGCGCCGCCCACTTCGCCGCCGTCATCGCCGCCATCCGCGCCGCCTGCGGCGCCAGCGTCGAAGTCCTCACCCCCGACTTCGCCGGCCGCGAAGACAGCCTCGCCGCCGTCCTCGCCGCCTCCCCCGAAGTCTTCAACCACAACCTCGAAACAGTTCCCCGCCTTTACCCCTCCGTCCGTCCCGGCGCCGACTACCGCCGCTCACTCGGCCTCCTCGCCGCCGCCGCCCGCCGGCCCGTCCTTGTCAAAAGCGGCCTCATGCTCGGCCTCGGCGAACAGGAAAGCGAAATCCGCGCCGTCCTCGCCGACCTTGCCGCCGCCGGCGTCCGCGCCGTCACCCTCGGCCAATACCTCCGCCCCTCCGCGGGCCACCTGCCTGTCAGCGAATACATCCACCCCGACCAATTCCGCCGCTACGAGGAGACCGCGTACGCCCTGGGCTTCAGCCACGTCGCCGCCGGCCCCCTTGTCCGCAGCTCCTACCATGCCGCCGCCTTCGTAGACGGCCCGCAAAAAAAAAATGTAACCCTTGACACAAATACCTCGTCTGTTATTAAATAG
- the lipB gene encoding lipoyl(octanoyl) transferase LipB, producing the protein MRRCLLLQPGLVNYDTGLVLQKEARALVEEGRYDGILLLLEHPAVVTIGRGGGDENLVAHPAWFKAHGVAVAHTDRGGNVTGHNPGQLVGYPIFDLAKWRQDVHWFVHTLEEAVIRTLARYRLTAGRKAKYTGVWLGDDKIAAIGVSVRRWITGHGFALNIANDLALFDAIVPCGIREFGVTSLARAGVAAPLPEVAAVLAAEIAAVFDLEYSEPQGVENP; encoded by the coding sequence ATGCGTCGCTGCCTCCTGCTCCAGCCCGGTCTCGTTAACTACGACACCGGGCTGGTCCTGCAAAAAGAAGCCCGAGCCCTCGTAGAAGAAGGCCGCTACGACGGCATCCTCCTCCTCCTCGAGCACCCCGCCGTCGTCACCATCGGCCGCGGCGGCGGCGACGAAAACCTCGTCGCCCACCCCGCCTGGTTCAAGGCCCATGGCGTCGCCGTCGCCCACACCGACCGCGGCGGCAACGTCACCGGCCACAACCCCGGCCAGCTCGTAGGCTACCCCATCTTCGACCTCGCCAAATGGCGGCAGGACGTCCACTGGTTCGTCCACACCCTCGAAGAAGCCGTCATCCGCACCCTGGCCCGCTACCGCCTCACCGCCGGCCGCAAAGCCAAATACACCGGCGTCTGGCTCGGCGACGACAAAATCGCCGCCATCGGCGTCTCGGTAAGGCGCTGGATCACCGGCCACGGCTTCGCCCTCAACATCGCCAACGACCTCGCCCTTTTCGACGCCATCGTCCCCTGCGGCATCAGAGAATTCGGCGTCACCAGCCTCGCGCGCGCCGGCGTCGCCGCCCCCCTGCCCGAAGTCGCCGCCGTCCTCGCCGCCGAAATCGCCGCCGTCTTCGACCTCGAATACAGCGAGCCCCAAGGAGTTGAAAACCCGTGA
- the lpdA gene encoding dihydrolipoyl dehydrogenase: MKRIIVIGGGPGGYVAAIRAAQLGAEVHLVENEHIGGTCLNVGCIPTKSLLHAAELYHAVTHGASQGIKADNVTVDWPAVMARKRAVVTKLVRGVEGLLKANGVTVHRGAGSLKGPRTVEIVGDTPAVLEADAVILATGSEPVRLNFPGADLPGVIDSTAALALPAIPASIAIIGGGVIGVEFAALYRSFGAEVTVIEMLPEILPPVDGEIAALIRGHLAKQGVKFLTGARLSEVKKTAAGLAAVVVAGDKTQEIAAEQVLVAVGRRPRTAGLGLENAGIATERGRVTVDANFLTNQSGVYAVGDINGLIMLAHAASAQGTAAVEHALGHRSAYHGHTIPSCIYTSPEVAGVGLTEEQAKAQGVAYKTGVFPLAGNGKALIESGGTGQIKIISGAKHGEILGVHIFGPRATDLIAEAALALRLEATVDELISTIHAHPTVSEAMGEAALAVAGAAIHWPPARKS, encoded by the coding sequence ATGAAGCGAATAATTGTCATAGGTGGTGGGCCGGGCGGCTACGTCGCCGCCATCCGCGCCGCCCAGCTCGGCGCCGAAGTCCACCTCGTCGAAAACGAGCACATCGGCGGCACCTGCCTCAACGTCGGCTGCATCCCCACAAAATCCCTCCTCCACGCCGCCGAACTATACCACGCCGTCACCCACGGCGCCTCCCAGGGCATCAAAGCCGACAACGTCACCGTCGACTGGCCGGCCGTCATGGCCCGCAAGCGCGCCGTCGTCACCAAGCTTGTCCGCGGCGTCGAAGGCCTTCTCAAAGCCAACGGCGTCACCGTCCACCGCGGCGCCGGCAGCCTCAAAGGCCCCCGCACCGTCGAAATCGTCGGCGACACTCCGGCCGTCCTCGAAGCCGACGCCGTCATCCTTGCCACCGGCTCAGAGCCTGTCCGCCTGAATTTCCCCGGCGCCGACCTGCCCGGGGTCATCGACAGCACCGCCGCCCTCGCCCTGCCGGCCATTCCGGCCTCCATCGCCATCATCGGCGGCGGCGTCATCGGCGTTGAATTCGCCGCCCTCTACCGCTCCTTCGGCGCCGAAGTAACCGTCATCGAAATGCTCCCCGAAATCCTCCCGCCCGTCGACGGCGAAATCGCCGCCCTCATCCGCGGCCACCTCGCCAAACAGGGCGTCAAATTCCTCACCGGCGCCCGCCTCAGCGAAGTCAAAAAAACCGCCGCCGGTCTCGCCGCCGTAGTCGTAGCCGGCGACAAAACCCAGGAAATCGCCGCCGAACAAGTCCTCGTCGCCGTCGGCCGCCGGCCGCGCACCGCCGGCCTCGGCCTTGAAAACGCAGGCATCGCCACCGAACGCGGCCGCGTCACCGTCGACGCCAACTTCCTGACCAATCAGAGCGGCGTCTACGCCGTCGGCGACATCAACGGCCTCATCATGCTCGCTCACGCCGCCTCCGCCCAGGGCACCGCCGCCGTCGAACACGCCCTCGGCCACCGCAGCGCCTACCACGGCCACACAATCCCGTCCTGCATCTACACCAGCCCCGAAGTCGCCGGCGTCGGCCTCACCGAAGAGCAGGCCAAGGCCCAGGGCGTCGCCTATAAAACAGGCGTCTTCCCCCTCGCCGGCAACGGCAAGGCCCTCATTGAGAGCGGCGGCACCGGCCAGATCAAAATCATCTCCGGCGCCAAACACGGCGAAATCCTCGGCGTCCACATCTTCGGCCCCCGCGCCACCGACCTCATCGCCGAAGCCGCCCTCGCCCTCAGGCTCGAAGCCACCGTCGACGAACTCATCTCCACCATCCACGCCCATCCCACCGTCAGCGAAGCCATGGGCGAAGCCGCCCTCGCCGTCGCCGGCGCCGCCATCCACTGGCCGCCGGCCCGCAAAAGCTGA
- a CDS encoding dihydrolipoamide acetyltransferase family protein produces MATNFTMPQLGLTMTEGTVGKWFKQVGEKVTAGEILAEISTDKITNQIEAPADGVLLAVLVPEGGVAPVQAVLAVIGAPGEKIDAAIAEVAAAPAQAAPAQAAVAVASVTVPAAGDGRVIASPLAKKLAKEQGIDLALVTGTGPGGRVVEQDILAYAARRAAAPKASPLAAKIAAETGVDLAAIAKDGRIMAADVRAAVPVQAPAAAIPLAGMRKIIAERMSLSWQTAPHVNLTVEVDMTAAGRLKDTLAAVGAKASFTEIIVKCAAKALGEFPMVNASLINGAIVQHDSVNIGVAVALENGLIVPVIKNAAAKTVGQIREDIASLSAKARQGQLGPDDYSGGTFTVTNLGMFGTDHFTPIINPPESAILGVCRIVKRPVVIGDEIVVRPMANLCLSFDHRLVDGALAAKFMSRMRALLEEPLLLLS; encoded by the coding sequence ATGGCCACCAACTTTACCATGCCCCAGCTCGGCCTCACCATGACCGAAGGCACCGTCGGCAAATGGTTCAAACAAGTGGGGGAGAAAGTAACCGCCGGCGAAATCCTCGCCGAAATCTCCACCGACAAAATCACCAACCAGATCGAAGCCCCGGCTGACGGCGTCCTGCTCGCCGTCCTCGTCCCCGAAGGCGGCGTCGCGCCCGTCCAGGCCGTCCTCGCCGTCATCGGCGCCCCCGGCGAAAAAATCGACGCCGCCATCGCCGAAGTAGCCGCCGCGCCCGCCCAGGCCGCCCCGGCCCAGGCAGCGGTCGCCGTTGCTTCCGTCACCGTACCCGCAGCCGGCGACGGCCGCGTCATCGCCTCGCCTCTCGCCAAAAAACTCGCCAAAGAACAAGGCATCGACCTTGCCCTCGTCACCGGCACCGGCCCAGGCGGCCGCGTCGTCGAACAAGACATCCTCGCCTACGCCGCCCGCCGGGCCGCGGCCCCCAAAGCCTCGCCCCTGGCCGCCAAAATAGCCGCCGAGACCGGCGTCGACCTCGCCGCCATCGCCAAAGACGGCCGCATCATGGCCGCCGACGTCCGCGCCGCCGTGCCCGTCCAGGCGCCCGCCGCCGCCATCCCCCTCGCCGGCATGCGCAAAATCATCGCCGAACGCATGAGCCTCAGCTGGCAGACCGCCCCCCACGTCAACCTCACCGTCGAAGTCGACATGACCGCCGCCGGCCGCCTCAAAGACACCCTCGCCGCCGTCGGCGCCAAAGCCTCCTTTACCGAAATCATCGTCAAATGCGCCGCCAAAGCCCTCGGCGAATTCCCCATGGTCAACGCCAGCCTCATAAACGGCGCCATCGTCCAGCACGACAGCGTCAACATCGGCGTCGCCGTCGCCCTCGAAAACGGCCTCATCGTCCCGGTCATCAAAAACGCCGCCGCCAAAACCGTCGGCCAGATACGTGAAGACATCGCCTCCCTGAGCGCCAAAGCCCGCCAGGGCCAGCTCGGCCCCGACGACTACAGCGGCGGCACCTTCACCGTCACCAACCTCGGCATGTTCGGCACCGACCACTTCACCCCCATCATCAACCCCCCCGAATCCGCCATCCTCGGCGTCTGCCGCATCGTCAAACGCCCCGTCGTCATCGGCGACGAAATCGTCGTCCGCCCCATGGCCAACCTCTGCCTATCCTTCGACCATCGGCTCGTCGACGGCGCACTCGCCGCGAAATTCATGTCGCGAATGAGGGCATTGCTCGAAGAACCACTTCTGTTGCTAAGTTAA
- a CDS encoding alpha-ketoacid dehydrogenase subunit beta: MKTITYGQAISEALREELLRDQNVFILGEDMAVMGSVFGLTKGFLEEFGANRVIDTPISEAGFTAMAVGAALRGLRPVVEIMYVDFTPVCFDAIANQAAKMRYMTGGQASVPLVLRCPGGAGRRNAGQHSQSLEALFTHIPGLKVIAPSTPADMKGLLKTAIRDDDPVVCIEHKLLYATKGEVPDGDHLVPLGKADIKRPGRDITIVAWSRQVHSALEAAQTLAGEGIDAEVLDLRSLVPLDWETLAASIRKTHRAVIVHEAVKRGGYGGELAAQIGEDLFDSLDAPVKRVAGLNVVAPFSPALEDFIYPNPGDIAAAVRQTLGR, translated from the coding sequence ATGAAGACCATCACCTACGGTCAGGCCATCAGCGAAGCGCTCCGCGAAGAACTGCTCCGCGACCAAAACGTCTTCATCCTCGGCGAAGACATGGCCGTCATGGGCAGCGTCTTCGGCCTCACCAAAGGCTTCCTCGAAGAATTCGGCGCCAACCGCGTCATCGACACCCCCATATCCGAAGCCGGCTTCACCGCCATGGCCGTCGGCGCCGCCCTGCGCGGCCTCAGGCCCGTCGTCGAAATAATGTACGTCGACTTCACCCCCGTCTGCTTCGACGCCATCGCCAACCAGGCCGCCAAAATGCGCTACATGACCGGCGGCCAGGCCAGCGTCCCCCTCGTCCTCCGCTGCCCGGGCGGCGCGGGGCGGCGCAACGCCGGCCAGCACTCCCAGAGCTTAGAGGCCCTCTTCACCCACATCCCCGGCCTCAAAGTCATCGCCCCCAGCACCCCGGCCGACATGAAAGGCCTCCTCAAAACCGCCATCCGCGACGACGACCCCGTCGTCTGCATCGAACACAAACTCCTCTACGCCACCAAAGGCGAAGTCCCCGACGGCGACCACCTCGTGCCCCTCGGCAAAGCCGACATAAAAAGACCCGGCCGCGACATCACCATCGTCGCCTGGTCCCGCCAGGTCCACTCCGCCCTCGAAGCCGCGCAGACCCTCGCCGGCGAAGGCATCGACGCCGAAGTCCTCGACCTCAGGAGCCTCGTCCCCCTCGACTGGGAAACCCTTGCCGCCTCCATCCGCAAAACCCACCGCGCCGTCATCGTCCACGAAGCCGTAAAACGCGGCGGCTACGGCGGCGAACTCGCCGCCCAGATCGGCGAAGACCTCTTCGACAGCCTCGACGCCCCTGTCAAAAGAGTCGCCGGCCTCAACGTCGTCGCCCCCTTCAGCCCGGCGCTCGAAGACTTCATCTACCCCAACCCCGGCGATATCGCCGCCGCCGTCAGGCAAACCCTCGGCCGCTAA
- a CDS encoding thiamine pyrophosphate-dependent dehydrogenase E1 component subunit alpha has translation MKTKRPSRETLLRFYREMQRIRQFDLKAAELFTQGRMAGNIHTCVGQEATAVGACQALEPTDFITATHRGHGHCLAKGGQAAVMMAELFGKATGYCKGKGGSMHIADLGLGILGANGIVGAGIPIAAGSALASKIKGSREVTLAFFGDGASNEGVFHEALNMASAWRLPVIFLCENNKYGVSVCIDRVTNIADIADRATAYDIPGIVVDGNDVLAVFEAVSAAAARARAGEGPTLIEAKTYRHRGHYEGDPQIYKPADEAAGWKERDPIALLRAAVLALDPGAAAELEEIETSVRREIEDAVAFATESPYPEPGEVVRDVYAADNERSVVR, from the coding sequence ATGAAAACCAAAAGGCCCAGCCGCGAAACCCTGCTGCGCTTCTACCGGGAAATGCAGCGCATCCGCCAGTTCGACCTCAAAGCCGCCGAACTCTTCACCCAGGGCCGCATGGCCGGCAACATCCACACCTGCGTCGGCCAGGAAGCCACCGCCGTCGGCGCCTGCCAGGCCTTAGAGCCGACCGACTTCATCACCGCCACCCACCGCGGCCACGGCCACTGCCTCGCCAAAGGCGGCCAGGCCGCCGTCATGATGGCCGAACTGTTCGGCAAAGCCACCGGCTACTGCAAAGGCAAAGGCGGCTCCATGCACATCGCCGACCTCGGCCTCGGCATCCTCGGCGCCAACGGCATCGTCGGCGCCGGCATCCCCATCGCCGCCGGCTCGGCCCTCGCCAGCAAAATCAAAGGCAGCCGCGAAGTCACCCTCGCCTTCTTCGGCGACGGCGCCTCCAACGAAGGCGTCTTCCACGAAGCCCTCAACATGGCCTCCGCCTGGCGCCTGCCCGTCATCTTCCTCTGCGAAAACAACAAATACGGCGTATCCGTATGCATCGACCGCGTCACCAACATCGCCGACATCGCCGATCGCGCCACAGCCTACGACATCCCCGGCATCGTCGTCGACGGCAACGACGTCCTCGCCGTCTTCGAAGCCGTGAGCGCCGCCGCCGCGCGGGCCAGGGCAGGGGAGGGGCCAACCCTCATCGAAGCCAAAACCTACCGCCACCGCGGCCACTACGAAGGCGACCCCCAGATATACAAACCCGCCGACGAAGCCGCCGGCTGGAAAGAACGCGACCCCATCGCCCTCCTCAGAGCCGCCGTTCTTGCTCTCGACCCCGGCGCGGCCGCCGAACTCGAAGAAATCGAAACAAGCGTCCGCCGCGAAATCGAAGACGCCGTCGCCTTCGCGACAGAATCGCCCTACCCCGAGCCCGGCGAAGTCGTCCGCGACGTCTACGCCGCCGACAACGAGAGGAGCGTGGTCAGATGA
- a CDS encoding TRAP transporter large permease — MDIEPGILLFLIFGLLLCFNTPIAVALGLGSVITIFLSGSSLDIMAFTMYSATAKFTLLAIPFFILAGVVMEQAGVSSRLIRFANVCVGHITGGLAIVLVITSCFFAAISGSGPATVAALGSILIPAMAEAGYNKPMSSALMANAGAIGIIIPPSIAFVVYGVVAEVSIGKLFMAGVVPGLVIGLALAAVSYFLARKHGWGGGGKKPTLGEIWDAFKDAAWGLMTPVIILGGIYGGIFTPTEAAGVAAVYGMFVGFFVYKELTLAKLKKLLIDASVGSAVVMLIVAAATVFAWLVTTEGVAQDISKAMVEFSSNKYVILLIMNAILLVAGCFIDAISAYYILLPIFIPILNAVGVDLVLFGVIMTVNLAIGQITPPVGVNLYVACNIANISLKQISAAITPFLIASLIALAAITYIPAISMWLPTALGMK, encoded by the coding sequence ATGGACATCGAACCCGGCATTCTCCTGTTCCTCATCTTCGGCCTCCTGCTGTGCTTCAACACCCCCATTGCCGTAGCCCTCGGTCTCGGCAGCGTCATCACCATCTTCCTCAGCGGCAGCTCGCTCGACATCATGGCCTTCACCATGTATTCGGCCACCGCCAAATTCACCCTGTTGGCCATCCCCTTCTTCATCCTCGCCGGCGTCGTCATGGAGCAGGCCGGCGTCTCCAGCCGCCTCATCCGCTTCGCCAACGTCTGCGTAGGCCACATCACCGGCGGCCTGGCCATCGTCCTCGTCATCACCTCCTGCTTCTTCGCCGCCATCTCCGGCTCCGGCCCGGCGACCGTCGCAGCGCTGGGGTCCATCCTCATCCCCGCCATGGCTGAGGCCGGCTACAACAAACCCATGTCCTCCGCCCTCATGGCCAACGCCGGCGCCATCGGCATCATCATCCCCCCCAGCATCGCCTTCGTCGTCTACGGCGTCGTCGCCGAAGTCTCCATCGGCAAACTCTTCATGGCCGGCGTCGTCCCTGGCCTCGTCATCGGCCTCGCCCTCGCCGCCGTCAGTTACTTCCTCGCCAGGAAGCACGGCTGGGGCGGCGGCGGCAAGAAACCCACCCTCGGCGAAATCTGGGACGCCTTCAAAGACGCCGCCTGGGGCCTCATGACCCCGGTAATCATCCTCGGCGGCATCTACGGCGGCATCTTCACCCCCACCGAAGCGGCCGGCGTCGCCGCCGTCTACGGCATGTTCGTCGGCTTCTTCGTCTACAAGGAACTCACCCTGGCCAAACTCAAAAAACTCCTCATCGACGCCTCCGTCGGCTCGGCGGTCGTCATGCTCATCGTCGCCGCCGCCACCGTCTTCGCCTGGCTTGTTACCACCGAAGGCGTCGCCCAGGACATCTCCAAGGCCATGGTCGAATTCTCCAGCAACAAATACGTCATCCTTCTCATCATGAACGCCATCCTCCTCGTCGCCGGCTGCTTCATCGACGCCATCTCCGCCTACTACATCCTCCTGCCCATCTTCATCCCCATCCTCAACGCGGTGGGCGTCGACCTTGTCCTCTTCGGCGTCATCATGACCGTCAACCTCGCCATCGGCCAGATCACACCGCCGGTCGGCGTCAACCTCTACGTCGCCTGCAACATCGCCAACATCAGCCTCAAACAAATATCGGCGGCGATCACCCCCTTCCTCATCGCATCCCTCATCGCCCTCGCGGCCATCACCTACATCCCGGCCATCTCCATGTGGCTGCCCACCGCCCTCGGCATGAAATAA
- a CDS encoding TRAP transporter small permease produces the protein MSKLFDAIEEWFLAISLGAMLLLNFGNVLSRYFFNLSMSFTEEITTNLFVWSCFLGASAAAKRGAHLGLSLFTDMLSAKWQRLVALIVSIMSLALFAVIVWTSIGMVQSQMASSQTTPALGIPEWTMGIAVPVGAAFCFIRFAQAGWQSWQKGVN, from the coding sequence ATGTCCAAACTGTTTGACGCCATCGAAGAATGGTTCCTGGCCATCTCCCTGGGGGCCATGCTTTTACTCAACTTCGGCAACGTCCTCTCCCGGTATTTTTTCAACCTTTCCATGTCCTTCACCGAAGAAATAACCACAAACCTCTTCGTCTGGAGCTGCTTCCTCGGCGCGTCCGCCGCCGCCAAACGCGGCGCCCACCTCGGCCTCAGCCTCTTCACCGACATGCTGTCCGCCAAATGGCAGCGCCTCGTCGCCCTCATCGTATCGATAATGTCGCTCGCACTGTTCGCCGTCATCGTCTGGACCAGCATCGGCATGGTCCAGTCGCAGATGGCCAGCAGCCAGACCACCCCGGCCCTCGGCATCCCCGAGTGGACCATGGGCATCGCCGTTCCCGTCGGCGCCGCCTTCTGCTTCATCCGTTTCGCCCAGGCCGGCTGGCAATCTTGGCAGAAGGGGGTTAACTGA
- a CDS encoding DctP family TRAP transporter solute-binding subunit has protein sequence MKKAWIILLCLVLAVSLVVAGCGGGEKKAPEQKQIKMKMSVTTAESSPWTKGAQKFADIVKEKTKGRVTVQVFPNEQLSSGNQPKGIEQLQNGVTDLSFHSTIIYSVLDPKFSVISMPWIVPSNEAADKAMKGPGGDKIKEVLRSKGIEPLGFGENGFRQVTNSKKAITSPADMAGLKIRIPSMKMYIDLYKELGADPTVMNFAEVFTALQQGTIDGQENPIPVIYTSKLGEVQKYMTIWNYSYDPLVLGINKKLFDSLDKETQKILQDAAKEACAFQIKLNREEEAKQLAELKAKGMQVTVLTADQVKAFQAKMGPVYAKYEPTIGKDLMDAFRNAGK, from the coding sequence ATGAAAAAAGCGTGGATCATCCTTCTCTGTCTCGTCCTCGCGGTCTCCCTGGTCGTTGCCGGCTGCGGCGGCGGCGAAAAGAAAGCTCCCGAACAGAAACAGATCAAGATGAAAATGAGCGTCACCACCGCGGAAAGCTCCCCCTGGACCAAAGGCGCCCAAAAATTCGCCGACATCGTCAAAGAAAAAACCAAAGGCCGCGTCACCGTCCAAGTCTTCCCCAACGAGCAGCTCTCCAGCGGCAACCAGCCCAAAGGCATCGAGCAGCTCCAGAACGGCGTCACCGACCTGTCCTTCCACTCCACCATCATCTACTCCGTCCTCGACCCCAAATTCAGCGTCATCTCCATGCCCTGGATAGTCCCCAGCAACGAAGCCGCTGACAAAGCCATGAAAGGCCCCGGCGGCGACAAAATCAAAGAAGTCCTCCGCTCCAAAGGCATCGAGCCGCTCGGTTTCGGCGAAAACGGCTTCCGCCAGGTAACCAACAGCAAAAAAGCCATCACCAGCCCCGCCGACATGGCCGGCCTCAAGATCCGCATCCCGTCCATGAAAATGTACATCGACCTTTACAAAGAACTCGGCGCCGACCCGACCGTCATGAACTTCGCCGAAGTCTTCACCGCCCTCCAGCAGGGCACCATCGACGGACAGGAAAACCCCATCCCCGTCATCTACACCAGCAAACTCGGCGAAGTCCAGAAATACATGACCATCTGGAACTACTCCTACGATCCGCTCGTTCTCGGCATCAACAAGAAACTCTTCGACTCCCTCGACAAAGAAACCCAGAAAATCCTCCAGGACGCCGCCAAAGAAGCCTGCGCATTCCAGATCAAGCTCAACCGCGAAGAAGAAGCCAAGCAGCTTGCCGAACTCAAAGCCAAAGGCATGCAGGTCACCGTCCTCACCGCCGACCAAGTCAAAGCCTTCCAGGCCAAGATGGGCCCCGTCTACGCCAAATACGAGCCCACCATCGGCAAAGACCTGATGGACGCCTTCCGGAACGCCGGGAAATAG